A genomic region of Saimiri boliviensis isolate mSaiBol1 chromosome 20, mSaiBol1.pri, whole genome shotgun sequence contains the following coding sequences:
- the NKX2-5 gene encoding homeobox protein Nkx-2.5, translating to MFPSPTLTPTPFSVKDILNLEQQQRSLAAAGELSARLEATLAPSSCMLAAFKPEAYAGPEAAAPGLPELRAELGPVPSPAKCASAFPAAPAFYPRAYSDPDPAKDPRAEKKELCALQKAVELEKPEADSAERPRARRRRKPRVLFSQAQVYELERRFKQQRYLSAPERDQLASVLKLTSTQVKIWFQNRRYKCKRQRQDQTLELVGLPPPPPPPPARRIAVPVLVRDGKPCLGDSAPYAPAYGVGLNAYGYNAYPAYPGYGGAACSPGYSCAAAYPAGPSPAQPAPAAASNNFVNFGVGDLNAVQSPGIPQSNSGVSTLHGIRAW from the exons ATGTTCCCCAGCCCTACGCTCACGCCCACGCCCTTTTCAGTCAAAGACATCCTGAACCTGGAGCAGCAGCAGCGCAGCCTGGCCGCCGCCGGAGAGCTCTCTGCGCGCCTGGAGGCCACCCTGGCGCCCTCCTCCTGCATGCTGGCCGCCTTCAAGCCAGAGGCCTACGCCGGGCCCGAGGCGGCTGCGCCGGGCCTCCCAGAGCTGCGCGCAGAGTTGGGCCCTGTGCCTTCGCCTGCCAAGTGTGCGTCTGCCTTTCCCGCCGCCCCCGCTTTCTATCCGCGTGCCTACAGCGACCCCGACCCAGCCAAGGACCCTCGAGCCGAAAAGAAAG AGCTGTGCGCGCTGCAGAAGGCGGTGGAGCTGGAGAAGCCGGAGGCGGACAGCGCGGAGCGGCCCCGGGCGCGACGGCGGAGGAAGCCGCGCGTGCTCTTCTCACAGGCGCAGGTCTATGAGCTCGAGCGGCGCTTCAAGCAGCAGCGGTACCTGTCGGCCCCCGAACGCGACCAGCTGGCCAGCGTGCTGAAGCTCACGTCCACGCAGGTGAAGATCTGGTTCCAGAACCGGCGCTACAAGTGCAAGCGGCAGCGGCAGGACCAGACTCTGGAGCTGGTGGGGCTGCCCCCGCCGCCTCCGCCACCGCCTGCCCGCAGGATCGCGGTGCCAGTGCTGGTGCGCGATGGCAAGCCTTGCCTAGGGGACTCAGCGCCCTACGCGCCTGCCTACGGCGTGGGCCTCAATGCCTACGGCTATAACGCCTACCCCGCCTATCCGGGTTACGGCGGCGCGGCCTGCAGCCCTGGCTACAGCTGCGCCGCGGCTTACCCCGCCGGGCCTTCCCCAGCGCAGCCGGCCCCTGCCGCCGCCAGCAACAACTTCGTGAACTTCGGCGTCGGGGACTTGAATGCTGTTCAGAGCCCCGGGATTCCGCAAAGCAACTCGGGAGTGTCCACGCTGCATGGTATCCGAGCCTGGTAG